One genomic window of Halococcus sediminicola includes the following:
- a CDS encoding mRNA surveillance protein pelota: MHINGRTRLDGERERWTLVPESLDDLWHLSYVLEPGDLVSGETSRRIQRDDDRMRDTGGEREPMSVTLSVEDSEFHKFANRLRVSGTIESASREDQVGHHHTLNVEEREEVDIEKIWQPDQRERIEEAVEATENADVAIATVEEGAASIHTVAQYGAEEYASFTGPTGKGEYARERSELFAELASALSHLDVDAILLAGPGFTKEDARKYIERNAPDVLEKLGATVDTSAIGDRGVHEVLKRGAVEEVQAETRIAEEAEKIDDLTARIAQGAEATYGIEEVAEATEFGAVEELLILDERLRAERAGDGEWGVDVNEIIERVEQQGGSVTVFSSEFAPGDQLNSLGGVAALLRYRLE, encoded by the coding sequence ATGCACATCAACGGCCGCACGCGCCTCGACGGCGAGCGCGAGCGCTGGACGCTCGTCCCCGAGAGTCTCGACGATCTCTGGCATCTCTCCTACGTGCTCGAACCGGGCGACCTCGTCTCGGGCGAGACCAGCCGGCGCATCCAGCGCGACGACGACCGCATGCGCGATACGGGCGGCGAGCGCGAGCCGATGTCGGTGACGCTCTCGGTCGAAGACAGCGAGTTCCACAAGTTCGCCAACCGCCTCCGCGTGTCGGGCACCATCGAATCGGCCTCGCGCGAGGACCAAGTCGGCCACCACCACACCCTCAACGTCGAGGAGCGAGAGGAGGTCGACATCGAGAAGATCTGGCAACCCGACCAGCGCGAACGAATAGAAGAAGCCGTCGAGGCGACCGAGAACGCCGACGTGGCCATCGCCACCGTCGAAGAAGGTGCGGCATCCATCCACACCGTTGCCCAGTACGGAGCCGAGGAGTACGCTTCATTCACTGGTCCCACCGGCAAGGGCGAGTACGCCCGCGAGCGTTCCGAACTCTTCGCCGAGCTCGCGAGCGCGCTCTCGCATCTCGACGTCGATGCCATCCTCTTGGCCGGGCCGGGGTTCACGAAAGAGGACGCCAGGAAGTACATCGAGCGGAACGCACCCGACGTGCTCGAAAAACTCGGAGCCACCGTCGACACGAGCGCCATCGGTGACCGCGGCGTTCACGAGGTCCTCAAACGCGGTGCGGTCGAGGAGGTCCAGGCCGAGACCCGTATCGCCGAGGAAGCAGAGAAAATCGACGACCTCACGGCCCGCATCGCACAGGGCGCGGAGGCTACCTATGGCATCGAAGAAGTCGCCGAGGCCACCGAGTTCGGGGCCGTAGAGGAGTTGCTGATACTCGACGAGCGCCTGCGCGCCGAACGCGCCGGCGACGGCGAGTGGGGCGTCGACGTAAACGAAATCATCGAGCGCGTCGAACAGCAGGGCGGCTCTGTTACTGTTTTTTCGAGCGAGTTCGCACCGGGCGACCAGTTGAACTCGCTCGGTGGGGTCGCGGCGCTCCTTCGATATCGACTGGAGTAG
- the glmU gene encoding bifunctional sugar-1-phosphate nucleotidylyltransferase/acetyltransferase encodes MQTVLLAAGEGTRMRPLTAHTPKPMLPVADRPLCAHTADAAIAAGTDELIFVVGYEADAVREYFGEEYRGVSVKYATQDEQLGTAHAVRAAHDHLDDDFAVLYGDDLYDPASIEELFESAPGITAYRADNPSNYGVLDTDGERVVGVTEKPDDPETNLVSAGACVLPGEAREWLDVEQSERGEYELTDVLDRVFAEYDVSYTELDRWMGVGRPWELLEANEWKLADLDGRVEGEVAERAELRGPVVVEEGAHVEPGVVVEGPVLIRSGAHVGPNAYVRGATLLGEEVRVGNGVEIKNSVVMAGTHVPHLSYVGDSVLGRNVNFGAGTTVANLRHDDEPVNQTVKGERVSTGRRKYGVVVGDGAKTGIHTTLYPGIVLSADTQTNPNETVARDR; translated from the coding sequence ATGCAGACAGTGCTCCTCGCGGCCGGCGAAGGCACACGGATGCGCCCGCTGACCGCCCACACCCCCAAACCGATGTTGCCCGTGGCGGACCGCCCGCTCTGTGCCCACACTGCGGATGCGGCCATCGCGGCCGGCACGGACGAACTGATTTTCGTCGTCGGCTACGAGGCCGACGCCGTTCGCGAGTATTTCGGCGAGGAGTATCGCGGTGTTTCAGTCAAATACGCCACGCAGGACGAACAGTTGGGGACGGCTCACGCCGTTCGCGCTGCGCACGACCACCTCGACGACGACTTCGCCGTGCTCTACGGCGACGACCTCTACGACCCGGCGAGCATCGAGGAACTGTTCGAGAGCGCACCGGGCATCACCGCTTATCGCGCCGACAATCCCTCCAACTACGGCGTGCTCGACACTGACGGCGAGCGAGTGGTAGGGGTCACCGAAAAGCCAGACGACCCCGAAACGAACCTCGTGAGCGCCGGGGCCTGCGTCCTGCCGGGCGAAGCCCGCGAGTGGCTCGACGTCGAGCAGAGCGAGCGCGGCGAGTACGAACTCACGGACGTGCTCGATCGAGTGTTCGCCGAGTACGACGTCTCCTACACGGAACTCGACCGCTGGATGGGCGTCGGCCGGCCGTGGGAACTCCTGGAGGCCAACGAGTGGAAACTCGCCGACCTCGACGGGCGTGTGGAGGGCGAGGTCGCAGAGCGCGCCGAACTTCGGGGACCGGTCGTGGTCGAGGAGGGCGCACACGTCGAACCGGGCGTGGTCGTCGAAGGCCCCGTTCTGATCCGGTCGGGCGCACACGTCGGCCCGAACGCCTACGTCCGCGGGGCGACCCTGCTCGGCGAAGAGGTGCGAGTCGGCAACGGCGTCGAAATCAAAAACAGTGTCGTCATGGCCGGGACGCACGTTCCCCACCTCTCGTACGTCGGCGACAGCGTTCTGGGGAGGAACGTGAACTTCGGGGCCGGGACGACCGTCGCCAACCTCCGCCACGACGACGAACCGGTGAATCAAACCGTGAAGGGTGAGCGCGTCTCCACAGGCAGGCGGAAGTACGGCGTCGTCGTCGGCGACGGGGCGAAGACGGGCATCCACACCACGCTCTATCCGGGCATCGTGCTTTCGGCGGACACGCAAACGAACCCGAACGAGACGGTCGCGCGCGACCGATAG
- a CDS encoding MFS transporter — MDRQDRQFYSLYLTRFAGGFGFITLITLLPEYIDLYDPSGLVIGLFTTAFTLAQTAAVVPLAWAGDRYDKRGVLLVGCAIGLAVYVAFTFVASSMGFVLARAAQGITVTATSLMSLSLVGELAAQGTRANHIGKANAARFAAGIVGSLGAGALYSTAGFGAVFAVVAGLLALATLFVWLFVSPDGTTVGGVPFTDLALNRRLLTVSSFRAQYAVAVTLVRTWVPIYAGVAAARGGLAYGAVAVAVVITAEKFTNMVCQPYTGQLSDRFGRALFVFAGGGFYGMVALAVPFAPTIGEFLSIPSAIPFLGQLSPAFVPLVILNGLLGIADSIREPASMALFADEGTDDGGVASSFGIRELVWRPGSIAAPLLGGVLMAQVGMQWVFFVGALAAFSGVGTFLGVLSHSHGTAALTRW, encoded by the coding sequence GTGGACCGACAGGACCGCCAGTTCTACTCGCTGTATCTCACCCGCTTTGCGGGCGGCTTCGGCTTCATCACGCTCATCACTCTCCTCCCGGAGTATATCGACCTCTACGACCCCTCCGGACTGGTTATCGGCCTGTTCACGACGGCGTTCACCCTCGCCCAGACCGCCGCGGTCGTGCCGCTGGCGTGGGCCGGCGACCGCTACGACAAGCGTGGCGTCCTGCTGGTCGGCTGTGCGATCGGTCTCGCGGTGTACGTCGCTTTCACCTTCGTCGCGTCGAGTATGGGATTCGTCCTCGCCCGCGCCGCACAGGGCATTACTGTCACGGCGACGAGCCTGATGTCCCTCTCGCTGGTCGGCGAACTCGCCGCGCAGGGCACGCGCGCGAACCACATCGGGAAGGCCAACGCCGCGCGCTTCGCCGCCGGCATCGTCGGCAGCCTCGGCGCTGGCGCGCTCTATTCGACTGCCGGCTTCGGCGCGGTGTTCGCCGTCGTCGCCGGCCTGCTCGCGCTCGCCACACTCTTCGTCTGGCTGTTCGTTTCGCCCGACGGAACCACCGTCGGGGGCGTTCCGTTCACCGATCTGGCGCTCAACCGCCGGCTGCTGACGGTATCGAGCTTCCGGGCGCAGTACGCCGTCGCCGTCACGCTCGTGCGGACGTGGGTGCCCATCTACGCTGGTGTTGCGGCCGCCCGCGGCGGACTTGCCTACGGGGCCGTCGCCGTCGCCGTGGTCATCACCGCCGAGAAGTTCACCAACATGGTCTGTCAGCCCTACACCGGCCAGCTCTCGGACCGCTTCGGTCGGGCGCTGTTCGTCTTCGCCGGTGGCGGGTTTTATGGGATGGTGGCGCTCGCCGTGCCGTTCGCGCCGACAATCGGTGAATTTCTCTCGATTCCGTCGGCGATACCGTTCCTCGGACAACTCTCGCCGGCGTTCGTGCCGCTGGTGATACTGAACGGGCTGTTGGGAATCGCCGACAGCATCCGTGAACCCGCGAGCATGGCGTTGTTCGCCGACGAGGGCACCGACGACGGCGGCGTGGCGAGCAGTTTCGGCATCCGTGAACTCGTCTGGCGGCCCGGTTCCATCGCCGCGCCGCTGCTCGGCGGCGTGTTGATGGCACAGGTGGGCATGCAGTGGGTCTTCTTCGTCGGCGCGCTCGCCGCCTTCAGCGGTGTCGGAACCTTCCTCGGTGTGCTCTCGCATTCTCATGGAACGGCCGCGCTCACGCGGTGGTAG
- a CDS encoding NADP-dependent oxidoreductase has translation MSESNRQFVLAKRPEGKPDRDTFELEEVERPEPKHGEVLVRTLSLSVDPYMRGRMRDRESYADPWDVGEPMAGHVVGEVVDSEHENWQAGEFVFGNGYWSEYAALDGDDLTAIEPSENAPLESYLGVLGMPGRTAYFGTREVLEPTPGDTVVVSGAAGAVGSTVGQLASFAGARVVGFAGSDEKIAYLEDELGFDAGINYKETDDYRKALDEAAPEGVDGYFDNVGGPISDAVFTRLNVDARVAVCGQIATYNDEDVSTGPRKLPLLIASRARVEGLLVGDYVARFEQANARLHEWVEEGDLAHRETVVEGFENAPDAFLGLFDGDNIGKQVVKVAEPSE, from the coding sequence GTGAGCGAGAGCAACCGACAGTTCGTGCTGGCGAAACGCCCCGAGGGCAAACCCGACCGCGACACCTTCGAACTCGAAGAAGTCGAGCGACCGGAGCCGAAGCATGGGGAGGTGCTCGTCCGCACGCTCTCCCTCTCCGTGGACCCGTACATGCGCGGACGGATGCGTGACCGCGAGTCCTACGCCGACCCGTGGGACGTGGGCGAGCCGATGGCGGGCCACGTCGTCGGCGAAGTCGTCGACTCCGAACACGAAAACTGGCAAGCGGGCGAGTTCGTCTTCGGAAACGGCTACTGGAGCGAGTACGCCGCTCTCGACGGCGACGATCTCACAGCCATCGAACCGAGCGAGAACGCTCCGCTCGAATCGTATCTCGGCGTGTTGGGGATGCCCGGCCGCACCGCCTACTTCGGCACGCGCGAGGTGCTCGAACCGACGCCGGGCGACACGGTCGTCGTCTCGGGCGCGGCGGGCGCGGTCGGCTCGACGGTGGGCCAACTGGCGTCCTTCGCCGGTGCGCGCGTCGTCGGCTTCGCGGGAAGCGACGAGAAGATCGCATATCTCGAAGACGAGTTGGGCTTCGACGCCGGCATCAACTACAAGGAGACCGACGACTATCGAAAAGCGCTCGACGAGGCGGCCCCCGAGGGTGTCGATGGCTACTTCGATAACGTGGGCGGTCCCATCTCGGATGCTGTCTTCACCCGGCTCAACGTCGACGCACGGGTCGCGGTCTGTGGCCAGATCGCCACCTACAACGACGAGGACGTCTCGACCGGGCCCCGAAAACTCCCGCTGCTCATCGCCTCGCGCGCCCGCGTCGAGGGACTGCTCGTCGGTGATTACGTGGCGCGTTTCGAGCAGGCCAACGCACGCCTCCATGAGTGGGTGGAAGAGGGCGACCTCGCCCACCGCGAGACCGTGGTCGAGGGCTTCGAGAACGCACCCGACGCCTTCCTCGGTCTGTTCGATGGTGACAACATCGGCAAGCAGGTCGTGAAGGTCGCCGAGCCGAGCGAGTAG
- a CDS encoding MBL fold metallo-hydrolase: MRVTFLGTGAAMPSGRRAQSGLLLESAADTAAESASGQSAREQADGDSLLVDCGSGVLNALARTDVGYEGVSTVLLSHHHLDHVADLLPLMKARWLAGAEHLEIVGPQGTKALLDGLLDVHEYMDGRIDLRVREIGEESFAVAGFDVEGKETRHSMDCLAYRFAHDDGPAFTFSADSEAFEGLATFADGSAVLAHDCSFPDEVDVSNHPTPSQLGETLAESGVEIGRVYLTHLYPHTEGRHEEMLESIGEHYAGDVRFARDGLTVEIE; the protein is encoded by the coding sequence ATGCGCGTGACTTTCCTCGGAACCGGTGCGGCGATGCCGAGCGGCCGGCGTGCCCAGAGCGGGCTCCTGCTCGAAAGCGCGGCAGACACTGCCGCGGAATCAGCGAGCGGGCAGTCCGCCCGCGAGCAAGCCGATGGCGACAGTCTCCTCGTCGACTGCGGCAGCGGCGTGCTCAACGCACTCGCGCGCACCGACGTGGGCTACGAGGGCGTTTCGACAGTCCTCCTGAGCCATCACCATCTCGACCACGTGGCCGACCTCCTTCCCTTGATGAAGGCCCGGTGGCTTGCCGGCGCGGAGCATCTGGAGATCGTCGGCCCGCAGGGAACCAAGGCCCTGCTTGACGGCCTGCTCGACGTCCACGAGTACATGGACGGCCGCATCGACCTGCGGGTGCGCGAGATCGGCGAAGAGTCGTTTGCGGTCGCCGGGTTCGATGTCGAAGGAAAGGAAACCCGCCACTCGATGGACTGTCTTGCCTATCGGTTCGCACACGACGACGGACCGGCGTTCACCTTCAGCGCCGACAGCGAGGCCTTCGAAGGGCTGGCGACCTTCGCCGACGGTTCAGCCGTACTGGCCCACGACTGTTCGTTTCCCGACGAGGTCGACGTCTCGAACCACCCGACACCGAGCCAACTGGGCGAAACGCTCGCCGAATCCGGTGTCGAAATCGGGCGGGTCTATCTCACTCATCTCTACCCTCACACCGAGGGCCGCCACGAGGAGATGCTCGAATCCATTGGCGAGCACTACGCGGGGGACGTCCGGTTTGCGCGCGACGGACTGACGGTCGAAATCGAGTAG
- a CDS encoding Rieske (2Fe-2S) protein produces MVSADGTIMPADDVPSDTTALFTIRERNDGTTHEAVLIDTDDGIEAWLNHCMHFTHIGLDKGSGAEYRDGEIVCTNHGAMFAADTGYCTFGPCEGARLDAVSIAVENGSVKLADERYEFVATGPKDDETDLTSTSNVEF; encoded by the coding sequence ATGGTATCCGCTGACGGCACGATCATGCCGGCCGACGACGTTCCTTCTGACACGACGGCGCTGTTCACGATCCGCGAGCGCAATGATGGAACGACCCACGAGGCCGTCCTCATCGACACCGACGACGGCATCGAGGCGTGGCTGAACCACTGTATGCATTTCACGCACATCGGTCTCGACAAGGGATCGGGAGCCGAATACCGGGATGGTGAAATCGTCTGTACGAACCATGGCGCGATGTTCGCAGCCGACACCGGCTACTGCACCTTCGGGCCGTGCGAGGGTGCGCGCCTCGATGCGGTCTCCATCGCGGTCGAGAACGGCTCCGTGAAACTCGCTGACGAGCGCTACGAGTTTGTCGCCACCGGGCCAAAGGACGACGAAACGGATCTCACCTCGACATCGAACGTCGAGTTCTGA
- a CDS encoding WD40/YVTN/BNR-like repeat-containing protein, with product MAESSTNGGSRGFFAYYRQYARSGVHAASAAALTAFGLWASFTGNRWFILLAIAVYILPPIFLYLTGEGENVPSVVGDDTADTTGYESGGSGAVGRDDSTANRDFGGGSSRTGIDEDETEPESTVENRGSRTAEPDDTAVGIDEVPSERGEESKRETGRPSDADSTDNGASATDAAATGSDTTDVESGGMGTAATIDEIESDTRRDTDASGGDETDTDPTGEPSWDEADTPTEEPLLDVVSTGNGAYAVGENGVVLARGSGMWKIALEDGPTANANTLRGVDATDDGEAIWFAGDSGVLGRYTDGKLTDHSAPRDQTSTWEDVAVTGDSGDERVHLVNGSGELLRGTYEDGTVSWDEIEKPGSGSSISSIAFVDGDRGHLCDTNQSVYETTNGGESYEEIGIEDANAAFTDVAASDSMVVVTADDGSLFRYDGAVWTRLQPSDGALAALALVDGAGFAAGGGGAVYERTDGGWKAVDAPTDADLRGIAIGSEAVVAVGSGGTAVERTQ from the coding sequence ATGGCAGAATCGTCCACGAACGGTGGGTCTCGCGGCTTTTTCGCATACTACCGCCAGTACGCGCGCTCGGGCGTTCACGCGGCGAGTGCGGCGGCGCTCACCGCCTTCGGACTGTGGGCCAGTTTCACCGGCAATCGGTGGTTCATCCTGCTGGCGATCGCGGTCTACATCCTCCCGCCGATATTCCTGTATCTCACCGGAGAGGGCGAGAACGTCCCCTCGGTCGTCGGGGACGACACCGCCGACACTACTGGATACGAATCGGGTGGCAGCGGAGCCGTCGGCCGCGACGATTCGACCGCCAACCGTGATTTCGGAGGGGGTTCCAGCCGTACCGGGATCGACGAGGACGAGACGGAACCCGAGTCCACCGTCGAGAACCGCGGAAGCCGAACCGCCGAACCCGACGACACCGCCGTGGGGATCGACGAAGTCCCATCGGAGCGGGGCGAGGAAAGCAAACGCGAGACCGGCCGTCCCAGTGACGCCGATTCGACCGACAACGGCGCTTCCGCGACCGACGCCGCTGCAACGGGATCCGATACCACGGACGTGGAATCCGGTGGTATGGGTACGGCAGCCACCATCGACGAGATCGAATCTGACACGCGACGCGACACCGATGCCAGCGGTGGCGACGAAACCGATACCGACCCCACCGGCGAGCCAAGCTGGGATGAGGCCGACACGCCGACCGAAGAACCGCTTCTCGATGTGGTTTCCACCGGAAACGGTGCGTACGCGGTCGGCGAGAACGGCGTCGTGCTCGCCCGCGGCAGTGGAATGTGGAAGATAGCGCTCGAAGACGGGCCGACGGCGAATGCGAACACGCTGCGTGGCGTGGACGCGACCGACGACGGTGAAGCCATCTGGTTCGCCGGCGACAGCGGCGTGCTCGGGCGCTATACGGACGGTAAACTCACCGACCACTCCGCACCGAGAGACCAGACCAGCACGTGGGAGGACGTCGCCGTGACGGGCGACAGCGGCGACGAACGGGTGCATCTCGTCAACGGCTCCGGGGAACTCCTCCGAGGGACCTACGAGGACGGCACGGTCTCGTGGGACGAGATCGAGAAGCCCGGCAGCGGGTCGAGCATTTCCTCGATCGCGTTCGTCGACGGCGACCGCGGCCACCTCTGTGACACCAACCAGTCGGTCTACGAAACCACGAACGGCGGCGAGAGCTACGAGGAAATCGGTATCGAGGACGCCAACGCCGCCTTCACCGACGTTGCTGCGAGCGACTCGATGGTAGTGGTCACGGCCGACGACGGCTCGCTGTTTCGTTACGACGGCGCGGTGTGGACGCGACTCCAACCGAGCGACGGCGCGCTCGCGGCGCTCGCACTCGTCGACGGAGCGGGGTTCGCGGCCGGTGGCGGCGGGGCGGTGTACGAGCGCACGGATGGAGGATGGAAAGCGGTCGACGCACCCACGGACGCCGATCTACGGGGAATCGCCATCGGTAGTGAGGCAGTCGTCGCGGTCGGCTCCGGGGGAACGGCCGTCGAGCGGACGCAATAG
- a CDS encoding AAA domain-containing protein produces MTELRGPLVEVGETTSVSTQYGERDLAELTLRPDDGRAAPVTLTLWGKWTETVDYAKAGMELLAVGVEKEEYRGEIQYSTTGDSRIVVEPDYLVNVTDVRSWVQCPRMHYLNTLSGVPLNYPVVKGTIVHEVFSDLLRGGDVEVAIDERVAEAGLDLGLLERDADEVREDVADHARAIDGWLRQGTLDGGDEWRSERTLISERYGLKGRADAVRRGSPVELKTGKNTNSEPRFQDKVQVACYALLLDEMGEPPDTGTLIYTKNAALDRNETDGDLSPAKDFSLSDGLIGYVLRQRNELAAMGVERTVPTGYEANATCNYCFEQDTCMVVSGRLDQESKAGQIGDPLPAEERDYFERFYRAIEDERRAVHREYAKLWTQSADERAAADRALVDLEPVGENEADGKWELRARCDDPVSKIREGDVVLASDGHPVRGTAEMARVIEMGEEIVVTTDEPVELRRLDVYPSEMGVDGMLTALHDAVLAGDPTQKDVLFGRREPEFRDVDEVFINNNSAQDRAVRMAVGADDCALIHGPPGTGKTYTIARAIRALVDRGERVLLSAFTNRAVDNALEALEAQGFTDFVRVGTEHGVREDMRDYRLETRGDPDERARELREAPVVAATTASCGSRVLRAADFDVALVDEAGQLTEPATLAALARAERFVLVGDHQQLPPVVQSADTAKASEASSESTATARSDGGQAEARESTEPSPGRDVADLSRSLFERLVDERPDASVLLDTQYRMAQRIQAYSSQEFYGGALRPASPDIAAQHVTDLPAVGADALPEPLRQRVAFVDPDGQAQGNTNLAEVEAVADLVENSVAAGVPREDIGVIAPFRAQAAAIRRAVPNVAVDTVDRFQGSAKEVIIVSFVATGNLDSPIFEDHRRVNVALTRAKKALVLVGDERALASDERYARMVEWAK; encoded by the coding sequence GTGACCGAACTGCGGGGACCGCTCGTCGAGGTGGGCGAGACGACGTCGGTGAGTACCCAGTACGGCGAGCGTGACCTCGCGGAACTCACGCTCAGGCCGGACGACGGACGGGCCGCCCCCGTGACGCTCACGCTGTGGGGCAAGTGGACCGAAACAGTAGACTACGCCAAAGCGGGCATGGAACTGCTCGCCGTCGGCGTCGAAAAAGAGGAGTATCGGGGCGAGATCCAGTATTCGACGACCGGCGATTCCAGGATCGTCGTCGAACCCGACTACCTCGTGAACGTCACCGACGTGCGCTCGTGGGTCCAGTGCCCCCGGATGCACTACCTCAACACGCTCTCGGGCGTCCCCCTGAACTATCCCGTGGTCAAGGGAACGATCGTCCACGAGGTGTTTTCGGACCTGCTCCGCGGCGGCGATGTCGAGGTGGCGATCGACGAGCGCGTCGCCGAGGCGGGTCTCGACCTCGGACTCCTCGAACGCGACGCCGACGAGGTTAGGGAAGACGTCGCCGACCACGCCCGCGCCATCGACGGCTGGCTCCGGCAGGGAACCCTCGACGGTGGGGACGAGTGGCGCTCGGAGCGAACGCTGATTTCCGAACGCTACGGACTGAAAGGCCGAGCCGACGCCGTGCGCCGCGGCTCTCCGGTGGAACTCAAAACGGGCAAGAACACGAATAGCGAACCACGGTTTCAGGACAAGGTGCAAGTCGCCTGTTATGCACTCCTGCTCGACGAGATGGGCGAGCCACCCGACACCGGGACGCTGATCTACACGAAAAACGCCGCCCTCGACAGAAACGAAACGGATGGTGACCTCTCGCCGGCGAAGGACTTCTCGCTCTCGGACGGACTGATCGGGTACGTCCTCAGACAGCGCAACGAACTCGCCGCGATGGGCGTCGAGAGAACCGTGCCGACGGGCTACGAGGCCAACGCGACCTGCAACTACTGTTTCGAACAGGACACCTGCATGGTGGTTTCGGGCCGGCTCGATCAGGAATCGAAAGCCGGGCAGATCGGCGACCCGCTCCCCGCCGAGGAGCGCGACTATTTCGAGCGATTTTACCGCGCTATCGAGGACGAGCGCCGGGCGGTCCACCGCGAGTACGCGAAACTCTGGACCCAGAGCGCCGACGAACGCGCCGCCGCCGACCGGGCACTCGTCGACCTCGAGCCAGTGGGAGAGAACGAGGCCGATGGGAAGTGGGAACTCCGCGCGCGCTGTGACGATCCCGTCTCGAAGATCCGCGAGGGCGACGTGGTGCTCGCGAGCGACGGTCATCCCGTGCGGGGGACCGCCGAGATGGCTCGCGTGATCGAAATGGGTGAGGAAATCGTCGTCACGACCGATGAACCGGTTGAACTCCGCCGGCTCGACGTCTATCCCTCCGAGATGGGCGTCGACGGGATGCTCACGGCGCTGCACGACGCGGTGCTCGCCGGTGACCCCACCCAGAAGGACGTACTCTTCGGCCGCCGTGAGCCGGAGTTTCGCGACGTCGACGAGGTGTTCATCAACAACAACTCCGCCCAGGATCGGGCCGTGCGCATGGCGGTCGGGGCCGACGACTGCGCGCTGATCCACGGGCCGCCCGGCACCGGCAAGACCTACACGATTGCCCGGGCGATCCGGGCGCTGGTCGATCGCGGCGAGCGCGTGCTCCTCTCGGCGTTCACCAATCGTGCGGTCGACAACGCGCTCGAAGCGCTCGAAGCACAGGGATTCACGGATTTCGTCCGCGTCGGCACCGAGCACGGCGTGCGCGAGGACATGCGGGACTATCGACTCGAAACACGCGGCGACCCCGACGAACGGGCGCGCGAACTCCGCGAGGCTCCAGTCGTGGCGGCGACGACGGCGAGTTGTGGCTCGCGCGTGCTGCGCGCGGCCGACTTCGACGTGGCGCTCGTCGACGAGGCTGGCCAACTCACCGAACCGGCGACGCTCGCCGCGCTCGCGCGCGCAGAGCGGTTCGTCCTGGTCGGCGACCACCAGCAGCTCCCGCCGGTGGTGCAGTCGGCCGACACCGCGAAAGCGAGCGAGGCGAGTTCCGAGAGCACAGCCACGGCGCGCTCGGACGGCGGGCAGGCCGAGGCTCGGGAATCGACCGAGCCATCGCCCGGACGGGACGTGGCGGACCTCTCGCGGTCGCTGTTCGAACGGCTGGTCGACGAGCGGCCGGACGCGTCGGTGTTGCTCGACACCCAGTACCGGATGGCCCAGCGGATCCAGGCCTACTCCTCGCAGGAGTTCTACGGCGGCGCGCTCCGGCCGGCCAGCCCGGACATCGCCGCCCAGCACGTCACCGACCTTCCGGCCGTGGGTGCCGACGCGCTCCCCGAACCCCTCAGGCAACGGGTCGCGTTCGTCGATCCCGATGGCCAAGCGCAAGGCAATACGAACCTGGCTGAAGTCGAGGCTGTCGCGGACCTCGTCGAAAACTCCGTCGCGGCGGGCGTTCCACGCGAGGACATTGGGGTCATCGCCCCGTTCAGGGCGCAGGCAGCGGCCATCCGCCGGGCGGTGCCCAACGTCGCCGTCGACACCGTCGACCGCTTCCAGGGGTCGGCCAAGGAGGTCATCATCGTCTCGTTCGTCGCCACCGGGAATTTGGATTCGCCAATCTTCGAGGACCACCGGCGAGTGAACGTCGCGCTCACGCGCGCGAAGAAGGCGCTCGTGCTCGTCGGCGACGAGCGCGCACTCGCCTCGGACGAGCGCTACGCCCGGATGGTCGAGTGGGCGAAATAG